The proteins below come from a single Chryseobacterium bernardetii genomic window:
- a CDS encoding DUF456 domain-containing protein, with translation MDTTVINILCLILLFVGILGTFLPVLPGLLLSICGLLIYKFGTDADLPMIYIWAFGILTAASVVLSYVIPARTNRKYGGTRWGSIGSVIGTIVGIFIPIPLGFLIGMFAGVFIGEMLHDSKDMNKALQSTKGALIGFIYGTGFSFVVGVAMFLVVLLNMFDII, from the coding sequence ATGGATACAACTGTTATTAATATTCTATGTCTTATTTTATTGTTTGTAGGGATACTAGGTACATTCCTTCCTGTTTTACCCGGGCTTCTGCTAAGTATCTGCGGATTACTGATCTATAAATTCGGAACAGATGCGGATCTGCCTATGATTTATATATGGGCTTTTGGGATCCTCACAGCAGCCTCTGTTGTTTTAAGCTACGTAATTCCTGCAAGAACCAACAGAAAATATGGTGGAACACGCTGGGGAAGTATCGGCTCTGTAATAGGAACCATTGTCGGGATTTTCATTCCAATTCCTTTAGGCTTTCTTATCGGAATGTTTGCTGGGGTATTTATTGGCGAGATGCTTCACGACAGCAAGGATATGAACAAAGCCTTACAATCTACTAAAGGAGCTTTAATCGGGTTTATTTATGGTACGGGATTCAGCTTTGTAGTGGGTGTGGCAATGTTTTTGGTAGTACTTCTTAATATGTTTGATATTATTTAA
- a CDS encoding uracil-DNA glycosylase translates to MTWTEILAPIKSTEYFKTLWEKVKNEYATTKVFPPKNQIFRALEITPFEDVEVVIIGQDPYHNDYQANGLCFSVSEQVTAPPSLKNIFIELKDDLGVVRTSKELDDWGKQGVLLLNATLTVRAHSPNSHKDLGWETFTNYIIKEISDKKENVVFVLWGAFAQKKAELIDPAKHFILKSAHPSPFSVHRGFFGSKPFSKINEYLISKGKKPISW, encoded by the coding sequence ATGACCTGGACAGAAATTTTAGCCCCGATAAAAAGTACAGAATACTTTAAAACACTTTGGGAGAAAGTAAAAAATGAATATGCAACCACTAAGGTATTTCCTCCAAAAAATCAAATCTTCAGAGCGTTGGAAATTACGCCGTTTGAAGATGTTGAGGTGGTGATTATTGGTCAGGATCCCTATCATAACGATTATCAGGCGAATGGTTTATGCTTTTCCGTATCTGAACAGGTTACCGCACCTCCATCCCTTAAAAATATTTTTATTGAATTAAAAGATGACCTTGGAGTGGTGAGAACTTCCAAAGAACTGGATGACTGGGGAAAACAGGGAGTGCTTCTGTTGAATGCTACTCTTACAGTTCGTGCCCATTCACCCAATTCCCATAAAGATCTCGGCTGGGAAACATTTACCAATTATATCATCAAAGAAATTTCAGATAAAAAAGAAAATGTAGTTTTTGTTTTATGGGGTGCTTTTGCACAAAAAAAAGCCGAACTTATTGATCCGGCTAAACATTTTATATTGAAATCAGCACACCCGTCACCGTTTTCTGTTCATAGAGGATTCTTCGGAAGCAAGCCTTTCTCAAAAATTAATGAATATCTTATTTCCAAAGGGAAGAAGCCGATTTCTTGGTAG